A genomic stretch from Pseudomonas sp. MUP55 includes:
- a CDS encoding flagellar hook-associated protein 3, which translates to MRISTAQYFETSSVKYSDNYSSVVKAQDQASSGVRVQTAADDPVAAARLLLLQQQKDMLGQFNGNITSLKNSLTNEESVLSAISDAMQRATQLALRAGGSISDADRRSIASEVGAIEDQVLGLLNSKDSSGNYLFSGSKTQTPPYARNNDGTYSYQGDETPLSLQVSNTLTVSAGDTGKTILEGAANSSRTQAVWQAPVPQTVPPTVNDNKVALSAGLVTSSSDYSNKFADGQPYKLTFTSSTQYKVADKNGNDVTSEIPGSGTFDSTKEGSSSVALRGVKFDITLNLGDVSPGANSDVLVKDRSFNLEAKPDTFSVSRTPSNTSTAQLTGARVSSQADYASTFPTNSGALIKFSSATAYEVYAQPYTNDSKAIATGDTGGGTTVTAAGVTFDVSAGPPQPGDQFSVGANTQKTQNALDTLGQLRKALELPADGNPAATIKLKDVLDASISNLANSSTQINNVRGSIGARENALDIQSSENTSVGIANTSTMSDLANIDMGEAAINLTLQQTMLQASQLAFVKISQLSLFNKM; encoded by the coding sequence ATGCGTATTTCTACCGCTCAATATTTCGAAACCAGTTCCGTCAAGTATTCGGATAACTACTCCAGCGTGGTCAAGGCGCAGGATCAGGCCAGTTCCGGTGTGCGGGTACAGACCGCGGCGGATGATCCGGTGGCGGCGGCGCGGTTGTTGTTGCTGCAGCAGCAGAAAGACATGCTAGGGCAGTTCAACGGCAATATAACCAGTTTGAAGAACTCGCTCACCAATGAGGAAAGCGTGCTGAGCGCGATCAGCGACGCCATGCAGCGCGCCACTCAATTGGCCCTGCGTGCGGGTGGCTCGATAAGTGACGCGGACCGTCGGTCGATTGCCAGCGAAGTCGGTGCCATTGAAGATCAGGTGCTGGGCCTGCTTAACAGCAAGGACTCCTCCGGCAATTACCTGTTTTCCGGCTCCAAGACCCAGACGCCGCCGTATGCGCGCAACAATGACGGCACCTACAGCTATCAGGGCGACGAAACTCCGCTGAGCCTGCAGGTTTCCAACACGCTGACGGTCAGTGCCGGTGATACTGGTAAAACCATCCTGGAAGGCGCAGCCAATTCCAGCCGTACACAGGCCGTATGGCAAGCGCCAGTGCCGCAGACGGTGCCGCCAACGGTCAACGACAACAAAGTTGCCTTGTCGGCCGGGCTGGTGACGTCGAGCTCCGATTATTCGAACAAGTTTGCTGATGGCCAGCCGTACAAGCTGACGTTTACCAGCAGCACCCAATACAAAGTGGCCGATAAGAACGGCAATGACGTGACCTCGGAGATACCGGGCAGCGGCACCTTCGACTCCACCAAGGAAGGCAGTTCCAGCGTGGCATTGCGCGGGGTGAAGTTTGACATCACCCTCAATCTGGGGGATGTCTCCCCGGGCGCCAACTCCGACGTGCTGGTCAAGGATCGGTCCTTCAACCTTGAAGCCAAGCCGGATACTTTCAGCGTCTCGCGTACGCCGAGCAATACGTCCACTGCGCAGTTGACTGGCGCTCGCGTATCCAGCCAGGCGGACTACGCCAGCACGTTTCCCACCAATAGTGGGGCGCTGATCAAGTTCAGCAGTGCGACCGCCTATGAGGTATACGCCCAGCCGTATACGAACGATAGCAAGGCTATTGCCACTGGTGATACTGGCGGCGGTACCACGGTAACGGCTGCTGGCGTGACCTTTGATGTCAGCGCCGGGCCACCGCAGCCGGGTGATCAGTTTTCCGTAGGGGCCAACACCCAGAAAACCCAGAACGCACTGGACACCCTCGGCCAATTGCGCAAGGCCCTGGAACTGCCGGCGGACGGTAATCCCGCCGCGACGATCAAGCTCAAGGACGTGCTGGATGCGTCTATCAGCAATCTCGCCAATTCGAGTACCCAGATCAACAATGTGCGCGGTTCCATCGGCGCACGGGAAAACGCGCTGGATATTCAATCCAGCGAAAACACCAGTGTAGGTATCGCCAACACCAGCACCATGAGCGACCTGGCCAATATCGACATGGGCGAGGCGGCGATCAACCTGACGCTGCAGCAGACCATGTTGCAGGCCTCACAACTGGCCTTTGTGAAAATCTCCCAGTTGAGCCTGTTCAATAAAATGTAA
- the flgK gene encoding flagellar hook-associated protein FlgK: MSLLSIGMSGLNAAQGSLSVLSNNIANANTSGYSRQQTTQNANANNPYGGVYIGSGTTLADVRRVYNEFLDAAYQNSTALSNDAKAYASQASAIDKTLSDKTTGMSSVLSAFFSAVQTAAANPSDVSARQVLLTGAQTLSNRFNSISSQLNEQKQSINGQLGTMSDQVNQLTSSIASLNKQITLAQGSSSSAPANLLDARNEAVRSLNELVGVTTSEKNGVFSVSTGTGQSLVLGDQSNTISAVPSNSDPSQYTIQLNAGGGTAIDLGNVLSGGSIGGLLRYRSDALMPAINDLGRIALATADTVNSQLGQGLDLNGDFGSSLFKDINSAAAIAQRSQGAMGNSTGSGNLNVSISDTSKLSTYDYKVTFSSANNYTVVRSDGKAMGAFDTNTAPPPVIDGFTLALDGKGPIAAGDSFKVSPTATGAANIGTALTDANKIAFAGPLLGEGSKTNQGTGTFTPPTLTVPIDIHGGANTAQLRTGIEHSMPVKMVFGKPAADGTQGYTLNDAQGNPIGTGTIVPGQGNKITVDVPMRDANGAVLVPAKSFKFDTTVGGSPADGDSTTFSFNASGKSDNRNALALLDLQTKATVGLSDGSGGGVSLVTANSRLVSTVGAKAASANTDTTATGALLKANQDARNSVSQVNLDEEAGNMIKFQQYYTASSQIIKAAQETFSTLINSL, from the coding sequence ATGAGTTTGCTCAGTATCGGGATGTCAGGGCTCAATGCCGCTCAAGGATCGTTGTCGGTCTTGAGTAATAACATCGCCAACGCCAACACCTCGGGTTATTCGCGTCAGCAGACCACGCAGAATGCCAACGCCAACAACCCGTACGGCGGTGTGTACATCGGCAGCGGCACGACCCTGGCGGACGTGCGCCGGGTGTATAACGAGTTCCTTGATGCCGCTTACCAGAACAGCACGGCGCTGAGTAACGATGCCAAGGCTTATGCCAGCCAGGCCAGCGCCATCGACAAGACCCTGTCGGACAAGACCACGGGCATGTCGTCGGTACTCAGTGCGTTCTTCTCCGCTGTGCAGACTGCGGCGGCCAACCCCAGTGACGTGTCGGCCCGGCAAGTGCTGCTGACAGGTGCCCAGACCCTGAGCAACCGTTTCAACTCGATTTCCAGCCAGTTGAACGAACAAAAACAGTCGATCAACGGCCAGTTGGGCACCATGAGCGATCAGGTCAACCAGTTGACCTCCTCGATTGCCTCGCTCAACAAGCAGATCACCCTGGCTCAAGGCTCCAGCAGCAGCGCCCCGGCCAACCTGCTGGACGCACGTAACGAAGCGGTGCGTTCGCTCAATGAGCTGGTCGGCGTGACCACCAGCGAAAAAAACGGCGTGTTCAGCGTCAGCACCGGCACCGGTCAATCCCTGGTGTTGGGGGATCAGTCAAACACCATTTCGGCGGTACCGAGCAACAGCGACCCCAGCCAGTACACCATTCAGCTCAATGCCGGCGGCGGTACCGCGATCGACCTGGGCAATGTGCTCAGTGGCGGCAGCATCGGCGGCCTGTTGCGTTATCGCAGCGATGCGCTGATGCCGGCCATCAATGATTTGGGGCGAATCGCCCTGGCGACCGCCGACACCGTCAACAGCCAACTGGGCCAGGGCCTGGACCTGAACGGTGACTTCGGTTCGTCGCTGTTCAAGGACATCAACAGTGCCGCCGCCATTGCCCAGCGCAGTCAGGGCGCGATGGGCAACAGCACCGGCTCCGGCAACCTGAACGTAAGCATCAGCGACACCAGCAAGTTGTCGACCTACGACTACAAAGTGACCTTCAGCAGCGCCAATAACTACACGGTCGTGCGTTCCGATGGCAAGGCCATGGGCGCATTCGACACCAACACCGCGCCGCCACCGGTGATCGACGGCTTCACGCTGGCCCTGGATGGCAAGGGCCCGATCGCCGCAGGCGACAGTTTCAAAGTCAGCCCAACCGCCACTGGCGCGGCCAACATCGGCACGGCGCTGACCGACGCCAATAAAATCGCGTTCGCCGGGCCATTGCTGGGCGAGGGCAGCAAGACCAACCAGGGCACCGGTACCTTTACTCCGCCGACCCTGACGGTGCCGATCGATATCCATGGCGGCGCCAATACCGCGCAACTGCGTACCGGGATTGAACACTCGATGCCGGTCAAGATGGTGTTCGGCAAGCCCGCGGCTGACGGCACCCAGGGCTACACGCTCAACGATGCCCAGGGCAACCCGATCGGCACCGGCACCATCGTTCCGGGCCAGGGCAACAAGATCACCGTCGATGTGCCGATGCGTGACGCCAACGGCGCAGTGCTGGTTCCGGCCAAGAGCTTCAAGTTCGATACCACAGTCGGCGGTTCGCCAGCTGACGGTGACAGCACCACGTTTTCCTTCAATGCCTCGGGCAAATCGGATAACCGTAATGCCCTGGCCCTGCTCGACCTGCAGACCAAGGCCACGGTCGGCCTGTCCGACGGCAGTGGTGGCGGGGTGAGCCTGGTGACTGCCAACAGCCGCCTGGTCTCGACCGTGGGCGCCAAGGCCGCTTCGGCCAATACCGACACCACGGCCACCGGTGCCTTGCTCAAGGCCAACCAGGATGCGCGCAACTCGGTGTCCCAGGTCAATCTGGATGAAGAGGCGGGCAACATGATCAAGTTCCAGCAGTACTACACCGCGTCGTCGCAGATCATCAAGGCTGCGCAAGAAACCTTCAGCACGCTGATCAATAGTCTTTAA
- the flgJ gene encoding flagellar assembly peptidoglycan hydrolase FlgJ, which produces MVMDMRKSGISSTADSGSYSDLNRLNQLKVGADKNSDGNMRKVAQEFESLFLSEMLKSMRSATEALGKDNPMNTPAAKQYQEMYDQQLAVSMSREGGGIGLADVLMRQMQKNKPVDAQAATLQGPAAEAPAKKADVPTEIAAGTQAQGPLGRTNGQRPLWAYRVAVPEGASAHANDMELMNQRRIALPSKLTDRLLAGIVPSTPVAAQTQSAPLRNSAADDNVVNSTARSVAVPSGRMQVYGRAIAQPPLAPAKKAFSSQDEFVATMLPMAKAAAERIGIDPKYLVAQAALETGWGKSVMRAEDGSSSHNLFGIKAGQSWQGGQARAITSEFRDGAMVKETAQFRSYSSYQDSFHDLVTLLQSNDRYKEVVKSADNPERFVRELQKAGYATDPDYASKISQIAKNMNSYQNYAAAGATTHL; this is translated from the coding sequence ATGGTCATGGACATGCGCAAGAGCGGGATCAGCAGCACGGCGGATTCGGGGTCCTACTCGGACCTGAATCGGCTTAATCAGCTCAAGGTCGGCGCCGACAAGAACAGCGACGGCAACATGCGCAAAGTGGCGCAGGAGTTCGAGTCGTTGTTCCTCAGCGAGATGCTCAAGTCCATGCGTTCGGCCACCGAAGCGCTGGGCAAGGACAACCCGATGAACACCCCGGCGGCCAAGCAGTATCAGGAAATGTACGATCAGCAACTGGCGGTGTCGATGTCCCGCGAGGGCGGTGGCATCGGCCTGGCCGACGTACTGATGCGCCAGATGCAGAAGAACAAACCGGTGGACGCCCAGGCGGCCACCTTGCAGGGGCCGGCAGCCGAGGCGCCGGCGAAGAAAGCCGACGTGCCGACGGAAATTGCCGCCGGCACCCAGGCGCAAGGTCCGCTGGGTCGCACCAATGGCCAGCGCCCGTTGTGGGCTTACCGCGTGGCGGTGCCCGAAGGCGCCAGTGCGCATGCCAACGATATGGAGCTGATGAACCAGCGCCGTATCGCCTTGCCAAGCAAACTGACCGACCGCCTGCTGGCCGGCATTGTGCCAAGCACGCCGGTCGCCGCCCAAACCCAAAGCGCGCCGCTGCGCAACAGTGCCGCCGACGACAATGTGGTCAATAGCACCGCGCGCAGCGTTGCGGTGCCGAGCGGGCGCATGCAGGTCTACGGCCGTGCCATCGCCCAGCCACCGCTGGCCCCGGCGAAAAAGGCGTTCAGCTCGCAGGATGAATTTGTCGCCACCATGCTGCCGATGGCCAAGGCTGCGGCCGAGCGTATTGGTATCGATCCGAAGTACCTGGTGGCCCAGGCCGCCCTGGAAACCGGGTGGGGTAAATCGGTAATGCGCGCCGAAGACGGCAGCAGCAGCCACAACCTGTTCGGCATCAAGGCCGGCCAGAGCTGGCAGGGCGGCCAGGCGCGTGCGATCACCAGCGAGTTTCGCGACGGCGCGATGGTCAAGGAGACGGCGCAGTTCCGCTCCTACAGCTCCTATCAAGACAGCTTCCATGACCTCGTGACCCTGCTGCAAAGCAATGATCGCTATAAAGAAGTTGTGAAATCAGCCGACAACCCGGAACGCTTTGTGCGCGAGTTGCAAAAAGCCGGTTACGCCACCGACCCGGATTACGCCAGCAAGATTTCGCAGATCGCAAAAAACATGAACAGTTACCAGAACTACGCTGCCGCTGGCGCAACCACACATTTATAA
- a CDS encoding flagellar basal body P-ring protein FlgI, translated as MAAALLLCLSAVAQAERLKDIASISGVRTNQLIGYGLVVGLNGTGDQTTQTPFTLQTFNNMLSQFGIKVPPGSGNVQLKNVAAVSISADLPAFAKPGQVVDITVSSMGNSKSLRGGTLLMTPLKGIDGNVYAIAQGNLVVGGFDAEGRDGSKITVNVPSAGRIPGGATVERTVPSGFNQGNSLTLNLNRSDFTTAKRVVDKINDMLGPGVAQAIDGGSVRVTAPLDPGQRVDYLSILENLEVDPGQAVAKVIINSRTGTIVIGQNVKVSPAAVTHGSLTVTITEDPIVSQPGPLSNGQTAVVPRSRVNAQQEAKPMFKFGPGTTLDEIVRAVNQVGAAPGDLMAILEALKQAGALQADLIVI; from the coding sequence ATGGCGGCGGCATTGTTGCTGTGCCTGAGCGCCGTCGCCCAGGCCGAGCGCCTGAAAGACATCGCCAGCATTTCCGGCGTGCGCACCAACCAGTTGATCGGCTATGGCCTGGTGGTGGGGCTCAATGGCACGGGTGACCAGACCACCCAGACCCCGTTCACCCTGCAAACCTTCAATAACATGCTGTCCCAGTTCGGCATCAAGGTACCGCCAGGGTCGGGCAACGTGCAGTTGAAGAACGTCGCGGCGGTGTCGATCAGCGCCGATTTGCCGGCGTTCGCCAAGCCGGGGCAGGTGGTGGACATCACCGTGTCGTCCATGGGTAACTCCAAGAGCCTGCGTGGCGGTACGTTGCTGATGACGCCGCTCAAAGGTATCGACGGCAACGTCTACGCCATCGCCCAGGGCAACCTGGTGGTGGGCGGGTTCGACGCCGAGGGCCGTGACGGTTCGAAGATCACCGTCAACGTGCCGTCGGCCGGCCGCATTCCCGGTGGCGCCACGGTTGAACGCACCGTGCCGAGCGGTTTCAACCAGGGCAACAGCCTGACCCTGAACCTTAACCGCTCCGACTTCACCACCGCCAAGCGCGTGGTCGACAAAATCAACGACATGCTCGGCCCAGGCGTGGCCCAGGCCATCGATGGCGGTTCGGTGCGGGTGACCGCGCCGTTGGACCCGGGCCAGCGCGTCGACTACCTGTCGATCCTGGAAAACCTGGAAGTGGACCCCGGCCAGGCAGTGGCCAAAGTCATCATCAATTCGCGCACCGGCACCATCGTGATCGGCCAGAACGTCAAGGTTTCGCCGGCGGCGGTGACCCACGGCAGCCTGACGGTGACCATCACCGAAGACCCGATTGTCAGCCAGCCTGGGCCACTGTCAAACGGCCAGACGGCGGTCGTGCCGCGCTCGCGGGTCAATGCCCAGCAAGAAGCCAAGCCAATGTTCAAGTTCGGCCCCGGTACCACCCTGGACGAGATTGTCCGCGCGGTGAACCAGGTGGGTGCGGCCCCCGGCGACTTGATGGCGATCCTCGAAGCCCTGAAACAGGCCGGCGCCTTGCAAGCCGACCTGATTGTGATCTGA
- the flgH gene encoding flagellar basal body L-ring protein FlgH, producing MNRFVSVLALGGIAVLAGCVAPTPKPNDPYYAPVLPRTPLPAAANNGSIYQAGFEQNLYSDRKAFRVGDIITITLNEKTQASKNANSQIGKTSKTGIGLTSLFGGGVNTNNPFGDGDLSLNAGYSGDRATNGKSAAGQGNSLTGSITVTVADVLPNGIIAVRGEKWMTLNTGDELVRIAGMVRADDISTDNTVPSTRIADARITYSGTGSFADASQPGWFDRFFLSPLFPF from the coding sequence ATGAATCGCTTTGTTTCTGTTTTGGCACTGGGTGGGATCGCCGTACTTGCGGGCTGCGTCGCCCCGACGCCGAAGCCCAATGACCCGTACTACGCGCCGGTGTTGCCACGCACGCCGTTGCCGGCGGCGGCCAACAATGGCTCGATCTACCAGGCCGGTTTCGAGCAGAACCTGTACAGCGACCGCAAGGCGTTCCGGGTCGGTGACATCATCACCATCACCCTGAACGAGAAGACCCAGGCCAGCAAGAACGCCAACTCGCAGATCGGCAAGACCAGCAAGACCGGTATCGGCCTGACGTCGCTGTTCGGCGGCGGCGTGAACACCAATAACCCGTTTGGCGATGGTGACCTGAGCCTCAATGCCGGCTACAGCGGCGACCGCGCCACCAACGGCAAGAGTGCGGCAGGGCAGGGCAACAGCCTGACCGGCTCGATCACCGTGACCGTGGCCGACGTGCTGCCCAACGGCATCATCGCCGTGCGCGGGGAAAAGTGGATGACCCTCAACACCGGCGACGAGCTGGTGCGCATTGCCGGCATGGTGCGTGCCGATGACATTTCCACCGATAACACCGTGCCGTCGACGCGGATTGCCGATGCGCGGATTACCTACTCGGGTACGGGTTCGTTTGCTGATGCAAGCCAGCCGGGCTGGTTTGACCGTTTCTTCCTTAGCCCGCTGTTCCCTTTCTAG
- the flgG gene encoding flagellar basal-body rod protein FlgG, which yields MLPALWVAKTGLSAQDTNLTTISNNLANVSTTGFKRDRAEFQDLLYQIKRQPGAQSTQDSELPSGLQLGTGVQIVGTQKNFSAGNLQQTGQPLDMAINGRGFFQILQPDGTTSYTRDGTFHLDSNGQIVTANGFALEPAVVVPADAKTFTVGNDGTVSITVAGNPASQVIGNLQTADFINPAGLQAMGNNLFLETASSGAPQIGTPGLNGFGTTLQSTLETSNVSTVEEMVNMITTQRAYEMNSKVISTADQMLSFVTQNL from the coding sequence ATGCTTCCGGCTCTATGGGTTGCCAAGACAGGCCTGTCCGCCCAGGACACCAACCTGACGACCATTTCCAACAACCTGGCGAACGTGTCGACCACGGGTTTCAAACGTGATCGCGCCGAGTTCCAGGACTTGCTCTATCAGATCAAGCGTCAGCCAGGCGCCCAGTCGACCCAGGACAGCGAACTGCCGTCGGGCCTGCAACTGGGTACCGGTGTGCAGATCGTCGGCACCCAGAAAAACTTCAGCGCCGGTAACCTGCAGCAGACCGGTCAGCCGCTGGACATGGCGATCAACGGCCGTGGCTTCTTCCAGATCCTGCAACCGGATGGGACCACCTCCTACACCCGTGACGGTACCTTCCACTTGGATTCCAACGGCCAGATCGTGACCGCCAACGGTTTCGCCCTGGAGCCGGCTGTCGTGGTTCCGGCAGACGCCAAGACCTTCACCGTCGGCAACGACGGCACCGTGTCGATCACCGTGGCCGGCAACCCCGCGTCGCAAGTGATCGGCAACCTGCAAACCGCCGACTTCATCAACCCGGCCGGCCTGCAGGCCATGGGCAACAACCTGTTCCTGGAAACCGCCTCCAGTGGCGCGCCGCAAATCGGCACCCCTGGCCTGAACGGTTTCGGCACCACGCTGCAAAGCACCCTGGAAACGTCCAACGTCAGCACGGTCGAGGAGATGGTCAACATGATCACCACTCAACGCGCCTACGAGATGAACTCCAAGGTGATCTCCACCGCCGACCAGATGCTTTCGTTCGTAACGCAGAATCTGTAA
- a CDS encoding flagellar basal body rod protein FlgF, producing the protein MDKYLYVAMTGASQNALAQKAHANNLANISTNGFQRDLEQARSMPVFGDSFPARAFALTERPATDFTPGAMIETGRDLDVAVSGDGWMAVQTPDGSEAYVRSASMNVDALGVLRAGNGMPIMGNGGPIAVPPQQKIEVGADGTISIRAMGEGPRVMAEVDRIKMVQPDLKNMTKGLDGTIHTKDGQPAQADANVKLTSGFLQASNVNAVEEMTAVLALSKQFELHVKMMNSAKEDDQAMTRVMQMS; encoded by the coding sequence GTGGACAAGTACCTTTATGTGGCAATGACCGGCGCCAGCCAGAATGCTCTGGCGCAGAAGGCCCATGCCAACAATCTGGCGAACATTTCCACCAACGGTTTCCAGCGCGACCTGGAGCAGGCGCGGTCGATGCCGGTGTTCGGTGACAGCTTTCCGGCGCGGGCCTTTGCCCTGACCGAACGGCCGGCCACCGACTTCACGCCGGGCGCGATGATCGAAACCGGTCGTGACCTGGACGTGGCCGTCAGCGGCGACGGCTGGATGGCGGTGCAAACCCCGGACGGCAGCGAAGCCTACGTGCGCAGCGCCAGCATGAACGTGGATGCGCTGGGCGTGCTGCGGGCCGGCAACGGTATGCCGATCATGGGCAACGGCGGTCCGATTGCCGTGCCGCCCCAGCAGAAGATCGAAGTGGGCGCCGACGGCACCATCAGCATCCGTGCCATGGGCGAAGGCCCGCGGGTGATGGCGGAAGTGGACCGCATCAAGATGGTCCAGCCCGACCTCAAGAACATGACCAAAGGCTTGGACGGCACCATCCACACCAAGGATGGCCAGCCGGCCCAGGCCGACGCGAACGTCAAGCTGACCTCGGGCTTCCTGCAGGCGAGCAACGTCAACGCCGTGGAGGAAATGACCGCGGTACTGGCGCTTTCCAAGCAGTTCGAGCTGCACGTCAAGATGATGAACAGCGCTAAAGAAGACGATCAGGCCATGACTCGCGTCATGCAGATGAGCTAA
- a CDS encoding sigma-54-dependent transcriptional regulator, which yields MRIKVHCQNRIGILRDILNLLVEYGVNVAKGEVGGEHGNAIYLFCPNLVNMQFQALRPQFEAIAGVFGVKRVGLMPSERRHMELNALLGALEFPVLSIDMGGSIVAANRAAAQLLGVRVDEVPGIPLSRYAEDFDLPELVRASKSRINGLRVKVKGDVFLADIAPLQSSEHDDSEAMAGAVLTLHRADRVGERIYNVRKQELRGFDSIFQSSRVMAAVVREARRMAPLDAPLLIEGETGTGKELLARACHLASPRGQSPLMALNCAGLPESMAETELFGYGPGAFEGARAEGKLGLLELTAGGTLFLDGVGEMSARLQVKLLRFLQDGCFRRVGSDEEVYLDVRVICATQVDLSELCARGEFRQDLYHRLNVLSLHIPPLRECLDGLAPLVEHFLDQASRQIGCPLPKLAPAAMDKLSHYHWPGNVRQLENVLFQAVSLCEGGTVKLEHIRLPDYGVRQPLGDFSLEGGLEEIVGRFEKAVLEALYAEHPSSRQLGKRLEVSHTTIANKLRDYEILKTAK from the coding sequence ATGCGTATCAAAGTGCATTGCCAGAACCGCATCGGCATCCTGCGGGACATCCTCAACCTGCTGGTGGAGTACGGCGTGAACGTCGCCAAGGGCGAGGTCGGCGGTGAGCATGGCAATGCCATCTACCTGTTCTGCCCGAACCTGGTGAACATGCAGTTCCAGGCGTTGCGCCCGCAGTTCGAGGCGATCGCCGGGGTATTTGGCGTGAAAAGGGTAGGGCTGATGCCCAGCGAGCGTCGACATATGGAACTCAATGCGCTGCTCGGTGCCCTGGAGTTTCCCGTGCTGTCCATCGACATGGGCGGCTCCATCGTTGCGGCCAACCGTGCGGCGGCGCAGCTGCTCGGCGTGCGGGTGGACGAAGTGCCGGGAATTCCGTTGTCGCGCTACGCCGAAGACTTCGACTTGCCGGAACTGGTGCGCGCCAGCAAGTCGCGGATCAATGGCCTGCGGGTCAAGGTCAAGGGCGACGTGTTCCTGGCGGACATCGCGCCACTGCAATCTTCCGAGCACGACGACAGCGAAGCCATGGCCGGCGCGGTGCTGACCCTGCACCGCGCCGACCGGGTGGGCGAGCGCATCTACAACGTGCGCAAGCAGGAACTGCGCGGCTTCGACAGCATTTTCCAGAGTTCCAGGGTGATGGCCGCCGTGGTGCGCGAGGCCCGGCGCATGGCGCCGTTGGATGCGCCGCTATTAATAGAAGGCGAAACCGGTACCGGCAAAGAACTGCTGGCCCGTGCCTGCCACCTTGCCAGCCCGCGTGGTCAGTCGCCTTTGATGGCGCTCAACTGCGCGGGCTTGCCTGAGTCAATGGCCGAGACCGAACTGTTTGGCTACGGCCCCGGCGCGTTCGAAGGCGCGCGGGCCGAAGGCAAGCTCGGGCTGCTGGAACTGACCGCCGGCGGTACGTTGTTTCTCGATGGCGTTGGGGAAATGAGTGCGCGCCTGCAGGTAAAACTGCTGCGCTTTTTGCAGGACGGCTGCTTTCGTCGTGTGGGCAGCGATGAGGAGGTGTACCTCGACGTGCGGGTGATCTGTGCGACCCAGGTGGATTTGTCCGAGCTCTGCGCCCGCGGCGAATTTCGCCAGGACCTGTATCACCGCTTGAACGTGCTGTCGCTGCACATCCCGCCGCTGCGCGAATGCCTTGACGGCCTGGCGCCCCTGGTCGAGCACTTCCTCGACCAGGCCAGCCGGCAGATCGGTTGCCCCCTGCCCAAGTTGGCGCCGGCCGCGATGGACAAGCTCAGCCATTATCACTGGCCGGGTAATGTGCGGCAGTTGGAGAATGTGCTGTTCCAGGCGGTTTCGCTGTGCGAAGGCGGGACGGTCAAGCTTGAGCATATTCGCTTGCCGGATTACGGCGTGCGCCAGCCCCTTGGCGATTTCTCGTTGGAGGGCGGCCTGGAGGAAATTGTCGGGCGGTTCGAGAAGGCTGTTCTGGAAGCGTTGTATGCCGAGCACCCCAGCAGTCGGCAATTGGGCAAGCGCCTGGAGGTATCCCACACCACCATTGCCAACAAACTGCGCGACTACGAAATCCTCAAGACCGCCAAATAA
- the phhA gene encoding phenylalanine 4-monooxygenase yields MKQTHYVAREPDAQGFIHYPPEEHAVWNTLITRQLKVIEGRACQEYLDGIDKLGLPLDRIPQLGEINKVLAETTGWQVARVPALIPFQTFFELLASKQFPVATFIRTREELDYLQEPDIFHEIFGHCPLLTNPWFAEFTHTYGKLGLAATKEQRVYLARLYWMTIEFGLVDTPEGRRIYGGGILSSPKESVYCLSDEPEHQAFDPLEAMRTPYRIDILQPLYFVLPELKRLFDVAQEDIMGMVERGMQLGLHAPLFTPKAASKTQSA; encoded by the coding sequence ATGAAGCAGACGCACTACGTGGCCCGCGAGCCCGATGCGCAAGGTTTTATTCACTACCCACCGGAAGAACACGCGGTGTGGAACACCCTGATCACGCGCCAGTTGAAAGTGATCGAGGGCCGTGCCTGCCAGGAATACCTGGACGGCATCGACAAGCTTGGCCTGCCGCTGGATCGCATCCCACAGCTGGGCGAGATCAACAAAGTCTTGGCCGAGACCACTGGCTGGCAAGTTGCCCGCGTGCCGGCACTGATTCCCTTCCAGACCTTCTTCGAATTGCTCGCCAGCAAGCAGTTTCCGGTGGCGACCTTTATTCGTACCCGTGAAGAACTGGACTACCTGCAAGAGCCGGATATCTTTCACGAAATCTTCGGTCACTGCCCACTGTTGACCAACCCCTGGTTCGCCGAATTCACCCACACCTACGGCAAGCTCGGCCTGGCGGCCACCAAGGAGCAACGGGTGTACCTGGCGCGCCTGTACTGGATGACCATCGAATTTGGCCTGGTGGACACGCCCGAAGGTCGACGCATCTACGGTGGCGGTATTCTGTCGTCGCCCAAGGAAAGCGTGTATTGCCTGTCGGACGAGCCCGAACACCAGGCCTTCGACCCGCTGGAAGCGATGCGCACCCCCTATCGCATCGACATCCTGCAGCCGTTGTACTTCGTGCTGCCCGAGCTCAAGCGCCTGTTCGATGTGGCACAGGAAGACATCATGGGCATGGTCGAGCGCGGCATGCAGCTGGGCCTGCATGCGCCGCTCTTTACCCCAAAAGCAGCCTCCAAAACCCAAAGCGCGTGA